The Deltaproteobacteria bacterium genome segment TTGCGTAAGCTGCGACAAGAGGGCAATGTTCCCAAAAGCGCGTGTAGGAAAAATTAGCGCATATTCTTAAACGCTTATAACACGTAAACTATCAAATACCACTTTCATCAATTAAA includes the following:
- a CDS encoding EscU/YscU/HrcU family type III secretion system export apparatus switch protein, which gives rise to MSDGGTGEKTEEPTPERLRKLRQEGNVPKSACRKN